One stretch of Rosistilla oblonga DNA includes these proteins:
- a CDS encoding DUF1559 domain-containing protein, translating into MSNQPPPAQFPPDAPYGQPGQPPAQKSNTLLIIVLVLLGLGALPCLGICVGLLLPAVQAAREAAHRVECSNNMKQIALAMHNYHAAYRALPPAYTVDEAGQPLHSWRTLILPFLEQKALYDQIDLNKPWDDPANQQIASSVLEVFGCPSASDPTVTGYVAVVDPSSVMTGPVGTSFREITDGSSNTLLFVEVGPDHAVPWMSPQDIDLPTFESFAGQERHATNHPGGTHITIADGSIRFFPNTIDASTRRGLVTKAGGEQLQF; encoded by the coding sequence ATGAGCAATCAGCCACCACCCGCGCAATTTCCTCCCGACGCTCCCTACGGCCAACCGGGGCAACCACCGGCACAGAAGAGCAACACGCTGCTAATCATCGTGTTGGTCCTGCTGGGGCTAGGGGCGCTGCCATGCCTGGGTATCTGCGTTGGTCTGTTGTTACCCGCGGTCCAAGCCGCCCGCGAAGCGGCGCACCGCGTGGAGTGCAGCAACAACATGAAACAGATCGCCCTGGCGATGCACAATTACCACGCCGCGTATCGTGCCCTTCCTCCCGCCTACACCGTCGATGAAGCCGGGCAACCCTTGCACAGCTGGCGGACGCTGATCCTACCCTTTCTGGAACAGAAAGCACTTTACGATCAGATCGATCTCAACAAACCGTGGGACGACCCTGCCAATCAGCAGATCGCCTCGTCTGTTCTCGAAGTCTTCGGATGCCCATCCGCGTCCGATCCTACCGTCACCGGATACGTCGCCGTTGTCGATCCAAGCAGCGTGATGACAGGTCCGGTAGGAACAAGTTTTCGAGAGATCACCGATGGGTCATCCAACACGCTCCTGTTTGTCGAAGTCGGCCCGGATCATGCCGTCCCTTGGATGAGTCCTCAAGATATCGACTTGCCAACGTTCGAGAGCTTTGCCGGGCAAGAACGGCACGCCACCAACCATCCTGGCGGAACACACATCACCATAGCCGACGGCTCAATCCGCTTCTTTCCCAATACCATTGATGCTTCGACGCGACGCGGCTTGGTTACAAAAGCGGGCGGCGAACAACTGCAATTCTAA
- the mfd gene encoding transcription-repair coupling factor has product MPVAKPAKRAPRSKLKTLAQLPPAIARRRPVAAALKRWKPGEPLWIQGVWSGTASLLTAVLCQHTRPLLVLTPDGSAADLVAADLESFDIPGALTLPFSTAEGTPESIQDQDYARRLQVLQQLRAWQPGGVPDVVTAPITAAIQGVPSPEKLEQSSRTLKVGQRIDVDELRQWLATAGFHASTAVELHGEFSMRGGILDVFAPDHQHPYRIELFGDEIDSIRSFDVASQRSINNVPQFEFSAVDSGSHSSGTLMQHLPAETAIVIVDPEACKKSIDALLARTSHHDDYLSWNDLLVQCQPFRIAMGTQLAEAGTDQVLDLHSVSVDGFVGDLEYITRRIDQVASDQQVIVVADTPADNQRMSELLIGTEVAKRGKLSFQTGSLGGGFQIDDPAVLVLTGAELFHRTPLRRVKAQVRSKPIDGFLQLHPGDLVVHLSHGIGLYRGLELLEKHGQKLEHLAIEFDGGTKIYVPATRIGLIQRYIGGNKSRPRLAKIGGQSWTKNKKAAESAVTDMASELLELQAQRSARRGIAFPPDSNWQRLFESSFPYTDTHDQALATIAFKESMESTQPMDRLICGDVGFGKTEVAMRAAFKAVDAGYQVAVLVPTTVLAEQHYQSFTSRMGEFPFDIGKLSRFASPEEQRETLKGIKSGRVDIVIGTHRVAGANVKFNNLGLVIIDEEQRFGVQVKERLKTKHSNVDVLTMSATPIPRTLHMAMVGVRDISNLETPPEDRLSVETRVTRWDEKLIHNAIVRELNRNGQIYFVHNRVNDIHQVAEKLKRIVPQASIVVGHGQMNENNLEQVMVDFIARKFDILLATTIIESGLDIPNANTIFIDEADRYGLSDLHQLRGRVGRYKHQAYCYMMIDAHKHLSPSAAKRMRAIEEFSQMGAGFAISMRDLEIRGAGNLLGTQQSGHIAAIGYELYCQLLESAVRQMKKLPPKLSADVDVDLPIEAYLPEDYVPDLRQKIDLYRRIARMEQFDELQEMREELLDRFGPLPIEVQRMMEIAELRFDAAIWQVSEIRIDGDYLVLQYTDRSRIEQLKRQANRPVRIVDDQQAYVPALIAKSTKRKPQPAANNASEIDWLELARSILHLA; this is encoded by the coding sequence GTGCCCGTTGCCAAACCGGCGAAACGGGCACCTCGATCGAAGCTCAAAACGCTTGCTCAACTTCCCCCCGCGATCGCGCGGCGGCGCCCGGTTGCCGCTGCGCTGAAGCGTTGGAAACCAGGCGAACCGCTCTGGATCCAAGGCGTTTGGAGCGGCACCGCTTCGCTGCTGACCGCCGTTCTGTGCCAACATACCCGCCCGCTATTGGTCCTGACGCCCGACGGCAGCGCCGCCGATCTGGTCGCCGCCGACCTCGAATCGTTCGACATTCCCGGTGCGTTGACGCTCCCCTTCAGCACCGCCGAAGGGACTCCCGAGTCGATCCAGGACCAGGATTACGCGCGGCGTTTGCAAGTCCTGCAGCAGTTGCGAGCCTGGCAGCCCGGCGGCGTCCCCGATGTCGTCACCGCCCCGATCACCGCAGCGATCCAAGGCGTCCCGTCGCCGGAGAAGCTGGAACAATCCAGCCGCACGCTGAAGGTCGGCCAACGGATCGATGTCGACGAACTGCGACAATGGCTGGCGACCGCTGGATTCCACGCCTCGACCGCCGTCGAACTGCATGGCGAATTCAGCATGCGCGGCGGGATCCTGGATGTCTTCGCCCCCGATCACCAGCATCCCTACCGGATCGAATTGTTTGGCGACGAGATCGATTCGATCCGCTCGTTTGATGTCGCCAGCCAACGCAGCATCAACAATGTCCCGCAGTTTGAATTTTCGGCGGTCGACAGTGGCAGCCATTCCTCGGGAACGTTGATGCAGCATCTGCCGGCGGAGACGGCGATCGTGATCGTCGATCCCGAGGCCTGCAAGAAATCGATCGACGCGCTGCTGGCTCGCACCAGCCATCACGACGACTACCTTTCCTGGAACGACCTGCTGGTCCAGTGCCAACCGTTTCGAATCGCGATGGGGACGCAGTTGGCCGAAGCGGGAACCGACCAGGTGTTGGACCTGCACAGCGTTTCGGTCGATGGATTTGTTGGCGACCTGGAATACATCACGCGGCGGATCGACCAAGTTGCGTCCGACCAACAGGTGATCGTCGTCGCCGACACGCCAGCCGACAATCAACGGATGAGCGAACTGTTGATCGGGACCGAGGTCGCCAAGCGGGGCAAACTAAGTTTCCAAACCGGTTCGCTCGGGGGCGGTTTCCAGATCGACGATCCCGCGGTCTTGGTCCTGACGGGCGCGGAACTGTTCCACCGCACGCCGCTGCGACGCGTCAAAGCCCAGGTCCGCAGCAAACCGATCGACGGCTTCCTGCAACTGCATCCGGGCGACTTGGTCGTCCACCTGTCCCACGGCATCGGACTCTATCGCGGCCTGGAACTGCTGGAAAAGCACGGCCAAAAACTGGAACACCTGGCGATCGAATTCGACGGCGGCACCAAGATCTATGTCCCGGCGACGCGGATCGGGCTGATCCAACGCTACATCGGCGGCAACAAGAGTCGTCCACGGCTCGCAAAAATCGGCGGCCAATCCTGGACCAAAAACAAGAAAGCGGCTGAGTCGGCGGTGACCGACATGGCGTCGGAACTGTTGGAGCTTCAGGCGCAGCGGTCGGCGCGACGCGGGATCGCATTTCCACCCGACAGCAACTGGCAGCGGCTGTTTGAATCCTCATTCCCTTACACCGACACGCACGACCAAGCCCTGGCGACGATCGCTTTTAAAGAGAGCATGGAATCGACACAGCCGATGGACCGCTTGATCTGCGGCGACGTCGGGTTTGGCAAAACGGAAGTCGCGATGCGGGCCGCCTTCAAAGCTGTCGATGCCGGCTATCAAGTCGCCGTCTTGGTCCCGACAACGGTCTTGGCCGAACAGCACTATCAATCGTTTACGAGCCGGATGGGCGAATTCCCTTTCGATATCGGCAAGCTCAGCCGTTTTGCCAGCCCCGAAGAACAGCGGGAAACACTCAAAGGGATCAAGTCGGGGCGAGTCGATATCGTGATCGGAACGCATCGCGTCGCCGGAGCGAACGTCAAGTTCAACAACTTGGGACTGGTGATCATCGACGAAGAGCAGCGGTTCGGCGTGCAGGTCAAAGAACGGCTGAAGACCAAACACAGCAACGTCGATGTGCTGACGATGTCGGCGACGCCGATCCCTCGGACGCTGCACATGGCGATGGTCGGCGTCCGCGATATCAGCAACTTGGAGACGCCGCCCGAAGATCGCTTGAGCGTCGAGACGCGGGTCACGCGGTGGGATGAGAAACTGATCCACAACGCGATCGTCCGGGAACTCAACCGCAACGGCCAGATCTATTTCGTCCACAATCGCGTCAACGACATCCACCAAGTCGCGGAGAAGCTGAAGCGGATCGTCCCGCAGGCGAGCATCGTGGTCGGGCATGGCCAGATGAACGAAAACAATCTGGAACAAGTGATGGTCGATTTCATCGCTCGCAAGTTCGACATCCTGCTCGCGACGACGATCATCGAGAGCGGCCTCGACATCCCCAACGCCAACACGATCTTCATCGACGAAGCCGATCGGTACGGGCTGTCGGATCTGCATCAATTGCGGGGCCGCGTCGGTCGCTACAAACATCAAGCGTATTGCTACATGATGATCGACGCCCACAAACATCTAAGCCCGTCGGCGGCGAAGCGGATGCGGGCGATCGAAGAATTCAGCCAGATGGGAGCTGGATTTGCTATCAGCATGCGGGACCTCGAAATTCGTGGTGCCGGAAATCTGCTGGGCACTCAGCAGAGTGGCCACATCGCCGCGATCGGATACGAACTGTATTGCCAGTTGTTGGAATCGGCGGTCCGGCAGATGAAGAAACTGCCCCCTAAACTGTCGGCCGACGTCGATGTCGATCTACCGATCGAAGCCTATCTGCCGGAGGACTATGTCCCCGATCTGCGGCAGAAGATCGATCTGTATCGGCGGATCGCAAGGATGGAACAGTTCGACGAATTGCAGGAGATGCGCGAAGAGCTGTTGGATCGCTTTGGCCCGCTGCCGATCGAAGTCCAACGGATGATGGAGATCGCGGAACTGCGGTTCGACGCGGCGATCTGGCAGGTCAGCGAGATCCGGATCGACGGCGATTACCTGGTCCTGCAATACACCGACCGCAGCCGGATCGAACAACTAAAGCGTCAAGCCAATCGGCCGGTTCGGATCGTCGACGATCAACAAGCGTATGTTCCGGCATTGATAGCAAAGTCGACCAAGCGCAAGCCTCAACCGGCTGCGAACAACGCCTCCGAAATCGATTGGTTGGAACTTGCCAGATCGATCTTGCACTTGGCCTAG
- a CDS encoding ExeA family protein encodes MYKSHWNLTERPFENWSNEQFYYPSEVHQTALLKLRYGVENRRSAAVLCGESGMGKTILLDSFARQLSDDFGPVAQVVFPSLPGEQLLSYIADQWTGSTGDDNESMRGALGRIQTFLNNNVAAGKHAVLIVDEAHLLSDSQQLETLRLLLNINAGAEGSESAWTLILVGHPTLISTIERNRALDGRVSVKCVLQRLSMEQTAGYIQHRLAAVGAEIDKIFTLAALEAIQLRSSGIPRRINRLCDLGLMVAYAEDQSQVDAHHIEGVYNELVSIPA; translated from the coding sequence ATGTATAAAAGCCACTGGAATCTGACCGAACGCCCGTTTGAAAACTGGTCGAACGAACAGTTCTATTATCCTTCGGAAGTCCACCAGACGGCGCTGCTGAAACTGCGATACGGCGTCGAAAATCGCCGCAGCGCGGCGGTCCTGTGCGGCGAGAGTGGGATGGGCAAGACGATCCTACTGGACAGCTTCGCCCGCCAACTTTCGGACGATTTTGGCCCCGTGGCTCAAGTCGTCTTCCCGTCGCTGCCGGGCGAACAACTGCTCTCCTACATCGCCGACCAATGGACCGGCAGCACCGGCGACGATAACGAATCGATGCGCGGCGCGTTGGGGCGGATTCAAACTTTCCTGAACAACAACGTCGCCGCCGGAAAACATGCGGTTCTGATCGTCGACGAAGCTCATCTGCTCAGCGATTCACAACAACTTGAAACACTGCGGCTGCTGCTCAACATCAACGCCGGCGCCGAAGGCTCCGAATCGGCGTGGACCTTGATTCTGGTTGGTCACCCGACGTTGATCAGCACGATCGAACGCAACCGCGCTTTGGACGGACGCGTGTCGGTCAAATGCGTGCTGCAACGGTTGTCGATGGAACAGACCGCGGGATACATCCAACATCGCTTAGCCGCTGTTGGTGCCGAGATCGACAAGATCTTCACGCTGGCAGCCCTCGAAGCGATTCAGCTCCGCAGTTCCGGCATTCCGCGCCGGATCAACCGCCTGTGCGATCTCGGTTTGATGGTCGCCTACGCCGAAGACCAATCGCAAGTCGACGCGCACCACATCGAAGGCGTCTACAACGAACTCGTCTCGATCCCCGCCTAA
- a CDS encoding vanadium-dependent haloperoxidase, translating to MDSAWQNPALPLDVDGSGLVTDADVAALLDRLNQTPDHQLPSARPSGANYFDTNGDRLATPIDALRILNAQYRYREQPTLAVGMASTSDPDGNGVILSETVKLVGQSAPGTRVEMADDAGQVLQTSQVDGDSGTFELTTVLSPGMHDLQFTVTDPLGQSTTTTRQIRCGDVAVNWNAAALNVIREWTTTSDDPYEGRIVTSEPPRVARNLAMIQTAMFDAIATIEGGYETYLPIAGVPAAGASAEAAAIEAAYTVSTALYPDADSMAIWNAARNESLAMIADGPDKSAGLGFGESVGLQMLALRDDDGSLATQTYTHGDAPGDWQRTEPDHLPPLLPQWIDVEPFVVDDVTTFRPAEPPALASDIYAASVDEVMRLGGVDSVDRTADQTEIATFWSDGGGTFTPPGHWNQIAADVMVGQQQPLIETARTLALLNLAMADAGIAAWDTKFHYDLWRPIDAIQRADEDGNPATDQDDAWRPLLTSPPFPTYTSGHSTFSGAADAVLTALLGDNVSFTSQTDAFASPQQRPLDPNLIVTRTFDSFSEAAEEAGLSRIYGGIHFDFDNTAGLDTGRAIGTQAAATMLRPLDG from the coding sequence ATGGATTCCGCGTGGCAGAATCCGGCGTTGCCACTGGACGTCGATGGCAGCGGATTAGTCACCGATGCCGACGTGGCGGCTCTTCTCGATCGGCTGAATCAAACTCCCGATCATCAACTGCCCAGCGCGCGTCCGTCGGGAGCAAACTACTTCGATACCAACGGCGATCGTCTGGCGACGCCAATCGACGCGCTGCGAATCCTCAACGCCCAGTATCGCTATCGCGAACAACCGACGCTGGCTGTCGGCATGGCATCGACTTCGGACCCCGACGGCAATGGTGTCATCCTCAGCGAGACGGTGAAACTGGTTGGCCAATCGGCTCCCGGAACACGCGTCGAAATGGCCGACGACGCAGGGCAGGTGCTACAAACATCGCAAGTCGACGGTGACTCGGGAACCTTCGAATTGACGACGGTCCTTTCGCCGGGGATGCACGATCTGCAATTCACGGTCACCGATCCGCTAGGGCAATCGACGACCACGACGCGGCAGATTCGCTGCGGCGATGTCGCAGTCAACTGGAACGCGGCGGCGCTGAACGTTATCCGCGAATGGACGACGACAAGCGACGATCCTTACGAAGGGCGTATCGTCACGTCCGAACCGCCGCGCGTCGCCCGCAATCTGGCGATGATCCAGACGGCGATGTTCGATGCGATCGCCACGATCGAAGGAGGCTACGAAACCTACCTTCCGATCGCCGGCGTTCCTGCCGCCGGAGCATCCGCCGAAGCCGCAGCGATCGAGGCAGCCTACACCGTTTCGACGGCACTTTATCCCGACGCCGATTCGATGGCGATCTGGAATGCGGCGCGGAACGAATCGCTGGCGATGATCGCCGATGGTCCCGACAAATCGGCTGGACTCGGCTTTGGCGAATCGGTCGGCCTGCAAATGCTTGCCCTTCGGGACGACGATGGCTCGCTGGCAACGCAAACTTACACTCACGGCGATGCTCCTGGAGATTGGCAGCGGACCGAGCCTGACCACTTGCCTCCGCTGCTGCCTCAATGGATCGATGTCGAGCCGTTTGTCGTCGACGATGTCACAACCTTTCGTCCTGCGGAACCGCCAGCGCTTGCCAGCGACATCTATGCCGCATCGGTCGACGAAGTCATGCGACTGGGCGGTGTCGACAGCGTCGATCGCACCGCGGACCAGACCGAGATCGCGACCTTCTGGTCCGATGGCGGCGGAACGTTTACGCCGCCGGGTCACTGGAATCAGATCGCCGCCGACGTCATGGTCGGGCAACAGCAACCGTTAATCGAAACCGCCCGCACGCTGGCCTTGCTGAACCTCGCGATGGCCGATGCGGGGATCGCCGCCTGGGACACCAAGTTCCATTACGATCTGTGGCGGCCGATCGATGCGATCCAGCGAGCCGATGAAGATGGCAATCCAGCGACCGATCAGGACGACGCCTGGCGACCGCTGCTGACCAGTCCGCCTTTCCCGACGTACACCTCCGGACACAGCACCTTCTCCGGAGCCGCCGACGCGGTGCTGACAGCACTGTTGGGCGACAACGTCAGCTTCACCAGCCAAACCGACGCGTTTGCATCGCCGCAGCAGCGGCCGCTGGATCCGAACCTTATCGTCACGCGGACCTTCGACAGCTTTTCCGAAGCAGCCGAAGAAGCGGGGCTGAGCCGAATCTACGGCGGCATCCACTTCGACTTCGACAACACCGCCGGCCTCGACACCGGCCGCGCAATCGGCACGCAAGCCGCTGCAACGATGCTGCGTCCATTGGACGGTTGA
- a CDS encoding glycine--tRNA ligase produces the protein MEKLVALCKRRGFLFQSSEIYGGLQGFWDYGPLGVELKRNVKAAWWHDMVGGHNELVTPPGAPGTYEMTGLDCTIIMHPQVWKCSGHYDLFHDHMVDCRETRKRYRFDQVRGRWVEAKDQKIFVTTTVEADEEQADVQRRALKFFKLRPKDAESLKYDGDFATLDSVQEQEKVLGPDAKELGTLTEPREFNLMFKTTIGALGGEADTAFLRPETAQGIFVNFKNVLDSSRMRLPMGIAQIGKSFRNEITPRNFTFRSREFEQMEIEFFCHPDESHKWYSYWRDRRLQWYKDMGLSSDRLIMREHSASELAHYSVGTADIEYAFPFMAEGEYGELEGVAHRGDFDLRSHMEGKLDPKTKPMEVEKNEHGQPKHRGSGKDLSYRDDLTGEKYIPHVVEPSAGADRATLAFLCQAFSEDEQPDEKGKMQTRTVLKFHPRLAPIKAAVFPLVKKDGMPEKAKEIYGMLKEKMSTFYDEKAAVGRRYRRQDEAGTPFCITVDGDSLKEDTVTIRDRDSLKQWRVATKDLVAELTERLS, from the coding sequence ATGGAGAAACTCGTCGCGCTGTGTAAACGGCGTGGTTTCCTGTTCCAATCCAGTGAAATCTATGGAGGGCTGCAAGGTTTTTGGGACTACGGACCGCTTGGCGTCGAGCTGAAGCGGAACGTCAAAGCCGCTTGGTGGCACGACATGGTCGGCGGCCACAACGAATTGGTCACGCCTCCCGGTGCCCCCGGCACGTACGAAATGACCGGCCTGGATTGCACGATCATCATGCATCCGCAGGTCTGGAAGTGCTCGGGCCACTACGATCTGTTCCACGATCACATGGTCGATTGCCGCGAAACTCGCAAGCGTTATCGTTTCGACCAAGTCCGCGGACGTTGGGTCGAAGCGAAGGACCAGAAGATCTTTGTCACCACGACCGTGGAAGCCGACGAAGAGCAAGCCGATGTGCAGCGGCGGGCACTGAAGTTCTTTAAGCTTCGCCCCAAAGATGCCGAATCGCTGAAATACGACGGCGATTTCGCCACCTTGGACAGCGTCCAAGAGCAGGAAAAAGTCTTGGGCCCCGACGCCAAAGAACTCGGCACGCTGACCGAGCCGCGCGAATTCAACCTGATGTTCAAGACGACCATCGGTGCTCTCGGTGGCGAAGCGGACACCGCTTTTCTGCGTCCCGAGACCGCGCAAGGCATCTTCGTCAACTTTAAGAACGTTCTCGACAGCAGCCGGATGCGGCTGCCGATGGGTATCGCCCAGATCGGCAAGAGCTTCCGCAACGAGATCACGCCGCGGAACTTCACCTTCCGTTCGCGCGAGTTCGAACAGATGGAGATCGAGTTCTTCTGTCACCCCGACGAATCGCACAAGTGGTACAGCTACTGGCGCGATCGCCGGCTGCAGTGGTACAAGGACATGGGCCTTTCCAGCGACCGCTTGATCATGCGTGAACACTCTGCCAGCGAACTGGCCCACTACAGCGTCGGCACCGCCGACATCGAATACGCCTTCCCGTTCATGGCCGAAGGGGAATATGGCGAATTGGAAGGGGTTGCCCACCGCGGCGACTTCGACCTCCGCAGCCACATGGAAGGCAAGTTGGATCCGAAGACCAAACCGATGGAAGTCGAAAAGAACGAGCATGGCCAACCGAAGCATCGCGGCAGCGGCAAGGACCTCAGCTATCGCGACGATCTGACGGGCGAAAAGTACATCCCGCACGTCGTCGAACCCTCCGCCGGTGCCGACCGCGCGACGCTGGCCTTCTTGTGCCAAGCGTTCAGCGAAGACGAACAACCCGATGAAAAGGGGAAGATGCAAACTCGCACCGTGCTGAAATTCCACCCGCGGCTGGCACCGATCAAAGCGGCTGTCTTCCCGTTGGTGAAGAAGGACGGAATGCCCGAAAAGGCCAAAGAGATCTACGGCATGCTGAAAGAGAAGATGTCGACGTTCTACGACGAAAAGGCGGCTGTTGGTCGTCGTTACCGTCGCCAGGACGAAGCGGGAACCCCTTTCTGCATCACCGTCGACGGAGATTCGTTGAAAGAGGACACCGTCACGATCCGCGATCGCGATTCGCTGAAGCAATGGCGTGTGGCGACCAAAGACCTCGTGGCCGAGCTGACCGAACGGCTCAGCTAA
- a CDS encoding TIGR00341 family protein: MSQLILLASSVQQLDRCLPLLAHFGSTPASTVTIWVIAEAKSSLAAYANRCSEQLSVESRVQCVTENETELLHRLSQCRHVDWFVMPYAGEQQAFFSNLFERSPCRTMLLDPGAEFSGEVGRIVELLNDESDSIGRICRANPKMAERKLAFDAPDELTAADSARRRELLVDRLAELQLQSNDLVVTAVQRTTKPNGDLAIARQLLDLDIPATVVILRHRMGWVEHTWSSIEKKIFEWSPPMEREARMELAENLADNSSLQFEFVAMMCAATCLAAFGLVQNSAAVIIGAMLVAPLMTPIMGAGLALAYGNRPLFGRAGMTVGVGFLCALATSFLFGLLVRMVQGAEVTPEMWARSNPSILDFLVGLVGGSAAAYARTRSHLSSALAGAAIAAALVPPVATAGLQLAFLPIPTTPTRCLPVTGPLLLFTANVLTIMVGSSFILWLSGIRGDHRFGKKQRWANRALMLLLMLTSLVLVVVVEH, from the coding sequence GTGTCGCAGTTGATTTTGCTTGCCAGTTCCGTCCAGCAGCTCGACCGCTGTCTGCCTCTGTTGGCTCATTTTGGTTCCACCCCGGCGTCGACGGTCACGATCTGGGTGATCGCTGAAGCGAAGAGTTCCCTGGCGGCCTACGCGAATCGCTGCAGCGAGCAACTGTCGGTCGAGAGTCGCGTGCAGTGCGTAACAGAAAACGAGACGGAGCTGCTGCATCGGTTGTCGCAGTGCCGCCATGTCGATTGGTTTGTGATGCCCTACGCGGGGGAACAGCAAGCGTTTTTCAGCAACCTGTTCGAACGTTCTCCCTGCCGCACGATGCTGTTGGATCCGGGAGCGGAGTTTTCGGGGGAGGTCGGCCGGATCGTCGAACTGCTCAACGACGAATCGGATTCGATCGGCCGGATCTGTCGAGCCAATCCCAAGATGGCCGAACGCAAGCTGGCGTTCGACGCTCCCGATGAACTGACCGCCGCCGACAGCGCCCGTCGCCGCGAGCTGTTGGTCGATCGTTTGGCCGAACTTCAGTTGCAATCGAACGATCTTGTCGTCACGGCGGTCCAACGGACTACCAAGCCAAACGGTGATCTCGCGATCGCGCGTCAATTGTTGGATCTCGATATTCCCGCGACGGTTGTGATCCTTCGCCATCGGATGGGCTGGGTGGAGCATACTTGGTCGTCGATCGAGAAGAAGATCTTCGAATGGTCGCCGCCGATGGAGCGGGAGGCGCGGATGGAGCTGGCCGAAAACCTAGCCGACAATTCGTCGCTGCAGTTCGAATTTGTGGCGATGATGTGCGCCGCGACTTGTCTGGCTGCCTTTGGATTGGTGCAGAATTCTGCCGCGGTGATCATCGGGGCGATGCTGGTCGCACCGTTGATGACGCCGATCATGGGAGCCGGCCTCGCCTTGGCCTATGGCAACCGGCCGCTGTTTGGCCGCGCCGGGATGACGGTCGGCGTGGGCTTTCTGTGCGCATTGGCGACCAGTTTTTTGTTCGGGTTGTTGGTGCGGATGGTTCAAGGAGCCGAGGTGACGCCCGAGATGTGGGCTCGTAGCAATCCATCGATCCTCGACTTTCTCGTTGGCCTGGTTGGCGGTTCAGCAGCCGCTTACGCGCGGACGCGGTCGCACCTGTCGAGCGCCTTGGCCGGCGCAGCGATCGCCGCGGCGTTGGTCCCACCGGTTGCAACCGCCGGCTTGCAGTTGGCCTTCCTGCCGATCCCGACAACGCCCACGCGGTGTCTGCCCGTTACCGGCCCGCTGTTGTTATTCACCGCCAATGTGTTGACGATCATGGTCGGATCGTCCTTCATCTTGTGGCTCAGCGGCATCCGCGGCGACCATCGCTTTGGCAAGAAGCAGCGTTGGGCCAACCGCGCCCTGATGCTGCTGCTGATGCTCACCTCGCTAGTCCTGGTCGTGGTGGTGGAGCATTAG
- a CDS encoding DUF3500 domain-containing protein, whose translation MRNPRLFSRLSLITMLCFGGLLATATGAILLQANSGGAAMVQSGNAFLSTLDDAAKSKALLAYDAAERTKWHFIPMPTRKGLVIRDMNPAQKAAALRLLRAALSESGYEKSRRIMSLEAVLLELEGPKSKGRRDPEKYYVTLFGEPSDTQPWGFSFEGHHMSLNFVVEGGKIVDSTPQFFASNPAEIKNDVSGPLKKGTRVLRDEEQLAFDLMASLQSSQREKAIFAAEAPAEISDAGEPQPTAPKLVGISYASLNGQQQEMLRSLVDVYIDSMTAEVAADRRQIIDNDGWNDVHFAWGGALKTGIGHYYRVQGKSFLIEFVNTQPDAAGNPANHIHCVWRDLTGDFNLPAK comes from the coding sequence ATGCGCAACCCTCGACTCTTCTCACGCCTCTCCCTGATCACGATGCTCTGTTTCGGAGGGCTGTTGGCGACAGCAACCGGCGCGATCCTGTTGCAAGCAAACTCCGGCGGTGCGGCGATGGTCCAATCGGGCAACGCCTTCCTGAGCACGCTGGACGACGCAGCCAAATCGAAGGCGCTGTTGGCTTACGATGCAGCCGAGCGGACGAAGTGGCATTTCATTCCGATGCCAACGCGGAAAGGGCTTGTGATCCGCGATATGAATCCAGCTCAAAAAGCTGCCGCGCTGCGATTGCTGCGCGCGGCGCTCAGCGAATCGGGATACGAAAAGTCGCGACGGATCATGTCACTGGAAGCGGTTCTGTTGGAATTGGAAGGTCCCAAAAGCAAGGGCCGCCGCGATCCAGAGAAGTATTATGTAACGCTGTTCGGCGAACCGAGCGACACGCAACCGTGGGGCTTCAGTTTCGAAGGGCACCACATGTCGTTGAACTTCGTCGTCGAAGGGGGCAAGATCGTCGACTCGACGCCTCAGTTCTTCGCCAGCAATCCCGCCGAGATCAAAAACGACGTCAGCGGCCCGCTGAAAAAGGGAACTCGCGTGCTGCGCGACGAAGAGCAGCTGGCCTTCGATTTGATGGCGTCGCTGCAGTCGAGCCAACGCGAAAAAGCGATCTTCGCCGCCGAAGCCCCCGCCGAGATCAGCGACGCGGGCGAACCGCAACCGACCGCGCCAAAGCTGGTTGGCATCTCGTACGCCTCGCTCAACGGACAGCAACAAGAGATGTTGCGCTCGCTGGTCGATGTCTACATCGATTCAATGACCGCCGAAGTCGCGGCCGACCGTCGACAGATCATCGATAACGATGGCTGGAACGACGTTCACTTCGCTTGGGGCGGTGCGTTGAAGACCGGAATCGGCCACTACTACCGCGTCCAAGGCAAGTCGTTCCTGATCGAATTCGTCAACACGCAGCCCGATGCGGCCGGCAATCCAGCCAACCACATCCACTGCGTTTGGCGCGATCTGACCGGCGACTTCAATTTGCCAGCAAAGTAG